A portion of the Luteolibacter sp. Y139 genome contains these proteins:
- a CDS encoding putative Ig domain-containing protein yields MTLPRLSAIAIVALGSMLLAHTSTLRAAEIDRSLILTPPAPETPRINGPDTFGVRPGSPFLYTIPASGKAPLDYAASGLPPGLQLDPRTGRITGVLKEEGTHTITLAARNTLGSSKKTFKIVVGSQLALTPPMGWSSWNCWGASVSQEKVLGSAKAIVDRGLQAHGWTYVNIDDGWQGKRGGKLNAIQPNYKFPDMAGLGRELHAMGLKFGIYSSPWQGTYAGFIGSSSPNKNGTCDWIEAGDHNEFYRISTEHEAPRPKKLSIRKFGEFPFVTNDVSQWSEWGVDYLKYDWHPLDVPHVEEMTKALRKTDRDIIYSLSNGADHKFANDYQRLSNLWRTTGDIRDNWQRLKDIGFSQDKWAPHGGPGHWNDPDMMILGMVGIDEAMHPTRLTPDEQYTHVSLWCLLSAPLLIGCDLAQLDDFTCSLLTNDEVLAIDQDALGKSATRVNGEGDLAVYAKPLEDGSIAVGLFNLSPTEAVITARWEDLKLGKDQQMTARDLWRQQDLGTFTAKFEAKVASHGVVLVKLVPR; encoded by the coding sequence ATGACCCTTCCTCGCCTCTCCGCCATCGCAATCGTCGCCCTGGGTTCGATGCTGCTCGCCCACACGAGCACCCTCCGCGCCGCTGAAATCGATCGCTCTCTGATCCTGACCCCGCCCGCTCCCGAAACGCCACGCATCAATGGCCCCGACACCTTCGGCGTCCGTCCCGGTTCACCCTTTCTATACACCATCCCGGCGTCCGGAAAAGCACCCCTCGACTACGCGGCATCCGGACTACCACCCGGCCTCCAACTGGACCCACGCACCGGCAGGATCACCGGCGTCCTGAAGGAAGAAGGCACCCACACTATCACCCTCGCCGCGAGGAACACCCTGGGTTCCTCCAAAAAGACCTTCAAGATCGTCGTCGGCAGCCAGCTCGCCCTGACCCCGCCCATGGGCTGGAGCAGCTGGAACTGCTGGGGCGCTTCCGTCAGCCAGGAAAAAGTCCTCGGCTCGGCCAAGGCCATCGTGGATAGAGGCCTCCAAGCCCACGGCTGGACCTACGTGAATATCGACGACGGCTGGCAGGGAAAGCGCGGCGGCAAACTCAACGCCATCCAACCTAACTACAAGTTCCCGGACATGGCCGGACTCGGTCGGGAGCTCCACGCCATGGGCCTCAAGTTCGGCATCTACTCGTCGCCATGGCAGGGCACCTACGCCGGCTTCATCGGTTCATCCTCGCCTAACAAGAATGGCACCTGTGATTGGATCGAAGCTGGCGATCACAATGAGTTCTACCGCATCAGCACCGAGCACGAAGCCCCACGACCGAAGAAACTCAGCATCCGGAAATTCGGCGAGTTTCCCTTCGTCACTAACGATGTCTCCCAATGGTCCGAATGGGGCGTCGACTATCTCAAATACGACTGGCATCCCCTCGACGTCCCCCACGTGGAGGAAATGACCAAGGCCCTGCGAAAGACCGACCGCGACATCATCTACAGCCTCTCGAACGGCGCCGACCACAAGTTCGCCAACGACTACCAGCGGCTCTCGAATCTATGGCGCACCACCGGCGACATCCGCGACAATTGGCAGCGTCTGAAAGACATCGGCTTCTCCCAGGACAAGTGGGCCCCACATGGCGGACCAGGCCACTGGAATGATCCCGACATGATGATCCTCGGCATGGTCGGCATCGATGAAGCCATGCACCCGACCCGCCTAACGCCCGATGAGCAATACACGCACGTCTCGCTCTGGTGCCTGCTATCCGCCCCCTTGCTGATCGGCTGCGACCTCGCACAACTCGACGATTTCACCTGCAGCCTCCTCACCAATGACGAGGTGCTCGCGATCGATCAGGACGCCCTCGGCAAATCCGCCACTCGCGTCAATGGCGAGGGCGATTTGGCCGTCTACGCCAAACCCCTCGAAGACGGCTCAATCGCAGTCGGCCTCTTCAACCTCAGCCCAACCGAAGCCGTCATCACCGCCCGCTGGGAAGACCTCAAGCTCGGGAAGGACCAGCAAATGACCGCACGCGATCTCTGGCGACAACAGGATCTGGGAACCTTCACCGCCAAATTCGAAGCCAAGGTGGCCTCCCACGGCGTCGTGCTGGTGAAGCTCGTCCCCAGGTAA
- the nadA gene encoding quinolinate synthase NadA, whose product MPAAALDLKEAILALKKERNAVILAHNYQTGDIQDIADYVGDSLGLAYHAKETDADVIAFCGVHFMAETAKIVNPTKVVVLPDKDAGCSLEQSCPGPELEAFLKANAEKNYYVIAYINCSAHVKALCDVICTSGNAVKIVNKAPQDRPILFVPDANLGAWVMEQTGRKMDLWQGSCYVHVEFTRDSINRIKAEYPDALVVAHPECTQAVRLLADEVCSTEKMITFCRNAPVKDIIVVTESGMLHRLRRECPDKNLIAGPTDRCACADCRYMKMNTLQKLHDCLANLSPQVELPEDIRKRAEAPLLRMLEQSR is encoded by the coding sequence ATGCCTGCCGCAGCGCTCGATCTGAAGGAAGCGATCCTCGCCCTGAAAAAGGAACGTAATGCCGTCATCCTCGCTCACAATTATCAGACCGGCGATATCCAGGACATTGCTGACTACGTGGGTGACTCGCTCGGTCTGGCCTACCACGCGAAGGAGACGGATGCCGATGTGATTGCCTTCTGCGGGGTCCACTTCATGGCGGAGACGGCGAAGATCGTGAATCCTACTAAGGTCGTCGTACTTCCCGACAAGGATGCAGGCTGCTCGCTGGAGCAAAGCTGCCCGGGTCCGGAGCTCGAAGCCTTCCTCAAGGCGAATGCGGAGAAGAACTACTACGTGATCGCCTACATCAACTGCTCGGCGCACGTGAAGGCGCTGTGCGACGTGATCTGCACCTCCGGCAATGCGGTGAAGATCGTGAACAAGGCCCCGCAGGACCGGCCCATCCTCTTCGTGCCGGATGCGAATCTCGGCGCGTGGGTGATGGAGCAGACCGGCCGCAAGATGGACCTGTGGCAGGGCTCTTGCTATGTGCACGTGGAGTTCACGCGCGATTCGATCAACCGGATCAAGGCGGAGTATCCCGATGCGCTGGTGGTGGCTCACCCGGAGTGCACGCAAGCGGTGCGGCTGCTAGCCGATGAAGTCTGCTCGACGGAGAAGATGATCACCTTCTGCCGGAATGCGCCGGTGAAGGACATCATCGTGGTGACGGAGAGCGGCATGCTTCATCGCCTGCGCCGCGAGTGCCCGGACAAGAACCTGATCGCCGGGCCGACCGATCGCTGTGCTTGCGCGGATTGCCGCTACATGAAGATGAACACGCTTCAGAAGCTGCACGATTGCCTGGCCAATCTCAGCCCGCAGGTTGAGCTGCCGGAAGATATCCGGAAGCGCGCGGAGGCTCCGCTACTGCGAATGCTCGAGCAATCGCGCTGA
- a CDS encoding DUF1549 and DUF1553 domain-containing protein has translation MRISSSFPRVATLVGAVVVATLSPVVSSEGALWSLVPVTRPAVPEGDAAMVNPIDRFLEAERAAKGLAAVGPADKLTLLRRVHLDLTGLPPSPAEQEAFLADASPDAYEKVVDRLLASEQHAVRYARHWLDVLRYADTDEKMGPGTGIYLWRDWVINALGEDLPYDQFVQLQLTGRRVNERSQMSPTGFRSRKEPRPGDIFALGFLARGVGADPQDLAINAVDTVSSAFMGLTIGCAKCHDHKFDPVSQVDYYSMKALFDPLVAKKINLASASDLVAAGKVMEETQRKRAPFEKELGAFLDPYKTKLREERIQMLPPDVQVVIRKSEKERTVAEQKIADDYFPILRIDNDKIEEVLPGDAIGTYRDLKRKVDEAGRGNAAPELPAFNSVDVDRAREQEKSYILTSGDPTRPEHQNEVKAGWPFASGEYDFRDGRIEAFADWLTSPSNPLFARVAVNRLWQWHFGLGLQKTPSDFGLQSDGPSHPALLDWLASEFVKQGYSMRQMNRLMVTSQAYRMSSEVPSESMASQEIDPGDTWLWHFRLQRLEAEPIWDSIHAAAGRLDLQVGGRSFDPNGGGQGRNNGGDDAAKASGSPKRRAAYMIRGYSPSRDVTPGFLQSFDVDDGRVPCPVRTQTVTAPQSLFLMNSPEIEAATTGLAARLKDESGGDMNRAIELAYRLTIARPPSSSESDRAAAYLENNPERLKQLSWLIFNLDEFTYVR, from the coding sequence ATGAGAATTTCGAGTTCATTTCCGAGGGTCGCGACGCTGGTCGGCGCGGTCGTCGTTGCGACCTTGTCTCCAGTTGTCAGTTCCGAGGGGGCTTTGTGGTCATTGGTGCCGGTAACCCGCCCGGCGGTTCCGGAAGGTGACGCGGCGATGGTGAATCCGATCGACCGTTTTCTGGAAGCGGAGCGTGCGGCCAAGGGGCTCGCGGCGGTGGGGCCGGCGGACAAGCTGACGCTGCTGCGCCGCGTGCATCTGGATCTGACCGGGCTGCCACCATCGCCTGCGGAGCAGGAGGCCTTTCTGGCGGATGCTTCTCCGGATGCTTATGAAAAGGTGGTGGACCGGCTGCTGGCCAGCGAGCAGCACGCGGTGCGGTACGCGCGGCACTGGCTGGATGTGCTGCGGTATGCGGATACGGACGAGAAGATGGGACCGGGGACGGGGATCTATCTTTGGCGCGACTGGGTGATCAACGCGCTGGGCGAGGATCTTCCCTACGACCAATTCGTGCAGCTTCAGCTGACGGGTCGTCGCGTCAACGAGAGGAGCCAGATGTCGCCGACGGGCTTCCGCTCGCGCAAGGAGCCGCGGCCGGGTGACATCTTCGCGCTGGGATTCCTGGCGCGGGGTGTGGGGGCGGATCCGCAGGATCTGGCGATCAATGCGGTGGACACGGTTTCGAGTGCCTTCATGGGACTGACCATCGGCTGCGCGAAGTGCCATGATCACAAGTTCGATCCGGTCTCGCAGGTCGACTACTATTCGATGAAGGCGTTGTTCGATCCGCTCGTTGCCAAGAAGATCAATCTGGCGAGTGCCAGTGATTTAGTCGCGGCGGGGAAGGTGATGGAGGAGACGCAGAGGAAGCGTGCGCCCTTCGAGAAGGAGCTGGGTGCTTTCCTCGATCCGTATAAGACGAAGCTGCGCGAGGAACGGATCCAGATGCTTCCGCCTGACGTGCAGGTGGTCATTCGCAAAAGCGAGAAGGAGCGGACCGTGGCGGAGCAGAAGATCGCCGATGATTATTTCCCGATCCTGCGGATCGATAACGACAAGATCGAGGAGGTGCTGCCGGGCGATGCGATCGGGACGTATCGCGATTTGAAGAGGAAGGTCGATGAGGCGGGGCGGGGGAATGCTGCGCCGGAGCTTCCAGCATTCAATTCGGTGGATGTGGATCGCGCCCGCGAGCAGGAAAAGAGCTACATCCTCACGAGCGGTGATCCGACGCGGCCCGAGCATCAAAACGAGGTGAAGGCGGGCTGGCCCTTTGCGAGCGGCGAGTATGATTTCCGTGACGGGCGGATCGAGGCGTTTGCGGATTGGCTGACAAGTCCTTCCAATCCGCTCTTCGCGCGCGTGGCGGTGAATCGCCTGTGGCAATGGCATTTCGGGCTGGGGCTGCAGAAGACGCCGAGCGACTTCGGGTTGCAATCCGATGGGCCATCGCATCCGGCATTGCTCGACTGGCTGGCTTCGGAATTCGTGAAGCAGGGCTACAGCATGAGGCAGATGAACCGGCTGATGGTGACTTCACAGGCGTACCGGATGAGTTCGGAAGTGCCATCGGAATCCATGGCGAGCCAGGAGATCGATCCGGGTGACACTTGGCTGTGGCACTTCAGGTTGCAGCGTCTGGAGGCGGAGCCGATTTGGGATTCGATTCACGCGGCGGCGGGCAGACTTGATTTGCAAGTCGGTGGCCGGTCCTTCGATCCGAACGGTGGCGGGCAGGGACGTAACAATGGTGGGGATGATGCCGCGAAGGCGAGTGGATCTCCCAAGCGTCGCGCTGCCTACATGATCCGCGGGTATTCGCCGAGCCGTGATGTGACGCCGGGTTTCCTGCAGTCCTTCGATGTGGATGACGGGCGTGTGCCTTGCCCGGTGCGAACGCAGACGGTCACTGCGCCGCAATCGCTCTTTCTCATGAACAGTCCGGAGATCGAAGCTGCGACCACGGGGCTTGCCGCGCGGTTGAAGGATGAGTCCGGTGGGGATATGAACCGGGCGATCGAGCTCGCGTATCGCTTGACCATCGCGCGTCCGCCGAGCTCAAGCGAAAGCGATCGTGCGGCGGCCTACCTTGAGAATAATCCGGAACGCCTGAAGCAGCTTTCGTGGCTCATCTTCAACCTCGATGAATTCACCTATGTCCGCTAA
- a CDS encoding DUF1501 domain-containing protein, protein MSANSELFPCGRISRRNFLFQAGGGFLGTALGGLWAQEGEIKDAILGPHFEPKAKSVIFLFMCGGVSHIDTFDPKGNDHAGKLIDAIGFGDNQASMMRPVIPCLRTFTRYGKSGIPVSDWFPHVGGVIDDIAVVRSMWCHEGNHFPAVIETCTGHRGRAFEHPTFGSWISYALGSVNRNLPTFVNIGRPSSPVQLTGGYLGASVAATPFQPGEVPIPNLHPPKGSSGAERERQAQVLHEMNQEFRQRYAVNSDIQARAKAYELAASMQMSAPEAVDFSREPEHIKTLYGLDRPETAEFGKQLLLARRLAERGVRFIQICNSGGGNGGWDAHGDMKTHEPLCRATDRPIAGLIKDLKQRGMLDETMVVWTSEFGRTPWSQNTTGRDHNPKGYTSWLAGGGIKGGIVHGATDEVGYKAVESPHYYSDLHATILRQLGIDHTKMEIPSLGTVSRLVENGGPIQEIIS, encoded by the coding sequence ATGTCCGCTAATTCGGAGCTCTTTCCCTGCGGACGGATTTCGCGACGGAACTTCCTCTTTCAAGCGGGTGGAGGATTCCTTGGCACTGCGCTGGGCGGGCTGTGGGCGCAGGAGGGTGAGATCAAGGATGCGATACTGGGACCTCATTTCGAGCCGAAGGCGAAGTCGGTGATCTTCCTGTTCATGTGCGGGGGTGTCAGCCATATCGATACCTTCGACCCCAAGGGCAATGATCATGCGGGCAAGCTCATCGATGCCATCGGCTTCGGTGACAATCAGGCATCGATGATGCGTCCGGTGATTCCGTGCCTGCGGACGTTCACGCGTTATGGGAAGTCCGGGATTCCGGTCTCGGATTGGTTTCCGCATGTGGGCGGGGTGATCGATGATATCGCGGTGGTGCGTTCGATGTGGTGCCACGAGGGGAATCACTTTCCGGCGGTGATCGAAACGTGCACGGGGCATCGCGGGCGGGCATTCGAGCATCCGACGTTTGGGAGTTGGATTTCCTATGCGCTTGGTTCGGTGAACCGGAATCTGCCGACCTTTGTTAACATCGGCCGGCCATCGTCACCGGTGCAGCTTACGGGCGGCTACCTCGGCGCGTCGGTGGCGGCGACGCCTTTCCAACCGGGTGAGGTTCCGATCCCGAACCTGCATCCACCGAAGGGCAGCAGTGGTGCCGAACGGGAACGGCAGGCGCAGGTGCTGCATGAGATGAATCAGGAATTCCGCCAACGCTATGCGGTCAATTCGGACATCCAGGCCCGGGCGAAGGCATACGAGCTTGCGGCGAGCATGCAGATGTCGGCACCGGAGGCGGTGGATTTCTCGCGTGAGCCGGAGCACATCAAGACGCTGTATGGACTCGATCGCCCGGAGACGGCGGAGTTTGGAAAACAGCTTTTGCTGGCCCGTCGACTGGCGGAGCGGGGTGTGCGTTTCATCCAGATCTGCAACTCGGGCGGCGGCAATGGCGGGTGGGATGCGCATGGCGACATGAAGACCCATGAACCGCTGTGCCGGGCCACCGATCGGCCTATCGCGGGGCTGATCAAGGATCTGAAGCAGCGGGGGATGCTCGACGAAACGATGGTGGTGTGGACGAGTGAATTTGGCCGCACGCCATGGTCACAGAATACGACGGGACGTGATCATAATCCGAAGGGCTATACTTCCTGGCTCGCGGGTGGCGGGATCAAGGGAGGGATTGTTCACGGTGCGACGGATGAAGTCGGCTACAAGGCGGTGGAAAGTCCGCACTACTACAGCGACCTTCACGCCACCATTCTGCGGCAGCTCGGGATCGATCATACCAAGATGGAGATCCCGTCGCTCGGGACCGTCTCGCGTCTTGTGGAAAACGGGGGGCCGATTCAGGAGATCATTAGCTAG